The sequence below is a genomic window from Eubalaena glacialis isolate mEubGla1 chromosome 13, mEubGla1.1.hap2.+ XY, whole genome shotgun sequence.
GAGGGGCCGTGGAATTCTGCCTTAGGCACCAGCACACGGTGAATTTTGAAAAGCCAGGCTCTCAATAGTAAAAGCCGAGCGCCATCTGCCAGCCAGTTCTGAGCAgccttgctttattttattgtctCTACTTCTCAGCCCTAAATAGTTGGTGTTCTAGTctctttcccttaaaaaaaaaaaaaggtatttcttGCTCAGAAACCCCCTTAAAATaagaatcttatttttttaaaaaaatctcaaaagagagagagagaaaaaagggaaagcaaGGAAAAAATGAGGGAATCTCTTAAGATGCTGATTTCTGCTCCCCcatttctgagctgtgtggaccTCTGGGAGAATGGGACAGGGCACCCCGCTTTCTCCATCGAAGGCAGCCCTGGTGGTCTGTCTCCTGACCCTTTCTTCCTGGCAGAATGAAAGATCAGTGCCCAGCTTGGAGCCTGCCTTAATATCGGAAGTCAGACCCTATCTCTGGGGAATCAAGGTTCTAGggccagaaagaaagagagaggtgaGGCCTCTGCCGTCTGGCAACTTAAGTCTCAGGATAAGATGTCTGCAAGGGTTTTGGATTTGTCCCTTGGGTCATTACCTCTTTCTACATAAAGGTGAACACAGAGAGATCCCCCCTGGCTTTCTCTTGGACGGCCCACCAAATTTAAGTCCCTATCCTGACCATGGCAGAATCATCACGACATGAAGCCTTGTCGGTACTTTTAAGAGTCAAACTTTGGCCTTTTCTGGATGTCACCTGGCAAATACATGGAATTCTTGAATAGAGCAGTGGAATCAACCAAGGTTCCGGAAATGAGAGCCCGCTAACATTTACCCAGTGTGCTCTTTCCACGATCCTGGGCCCCTCTGCCCGCCCCCTCTACAATCAAGGCAACGTGGGGAGACAGCGAAGGATGATCATCACAAGCTCACCCCATCCCAAACCGCCCAAGGATAAAGATTTCCTGATAGCGCTCCGGAATGACCGGATCCCATCGGGAAAAGGCCCAAAGACTTCCATTTGGAAAGGGGAACCCTCCATCAAGTGTCCATCTTAAAATCAGCCCTGGCCATTTGTTTGCAAAACAAAATGATCTAATACGCTGCCCTTTTAGCagctaaaaaggaagaaatgaaatcacCTAAGTGTTGAATTATAAATAGCTATTATTTTCTGGCAatccaactttaaaaaattttcccctaACGTCTGGCATTTGTTTTTGGGTTCTGCCTGGAGCCTTCTAAGCATTTCCTTGGAAAGATGCTGCACTTGGTCCCAGGCAAAAAGTCAAAATCAACATTCAAAAAACATGCCTTGGGTAGTTTCGAGGATTCTGCAATAAGACGATCTTAGTTAGGGGGCACTTCACTTAACTAAACttggaacctagaaaaaaaatgatattttaaatttaacatgtCCAATATATAATTTATCAAACTACCAATCAGTTTCCACCCTTTACCCTAAAGTAATCTTAACAGTAAAAGCAAAAGTCCAAGTTCATATAGGTGTCTGGAGTGGagagtgggttttttgttttctgtttttccttctagACTTTGCAATTAACTTAGAGGCCACAAATTCCAAAttctctaaggaaaaagaaaaaaaaaattaaaaaaaaagttaaatctcTGATGAATCTGTAATAACTGTATTGGAAGATAAGAAGGGGGCAAAAATATAAGTGTTTTAGGctcaaaatataataaagaagtGATAAAGTCTCCTTCCATAAGGGATACTTGGAGGAGAGACTCATTAGGTGCAAGCTGGGGGCCTAGACCACtatttgaaagtaaaatgatttattcaactatacttcagtaaaaaaaaaattttgtaaaaaataaaattaaaaaatgatttattccTGTTGTGATTATTCCAAGATATTGGTTATAGAATCTGCCCTAggatggggggggggcagggtgcATCTACCATCTTATCAAAAACCAAGTGCAACTCTCTTGATCAGGAAATGTCCCTGGGTTCTTATTCCTGTTGGCACAAGTATGTTTTATTCCTAAAAGATCTTATTTTACCTTCCTCAGTACAGTCATTCAGAGGCATTCCTTCCACTgccccctatcccacccctacaGCTTCCTACCTTGAAATATCAGTTGCTAAAGGTTAGGGGGCACCTCCATTCAGTGGGCTGGTTCCCTGTGGTCGTGGGACTCAGGTGACCCAGTTAACAGGGCCCACGCCCATGGCAGGTGTGTACGCACTGCCAATCACAGGCTCCATTTGCGTTTTGTGGGACACATGCGAGGTGGGTCCCCAGCCATCCCAGAGCTGATATATGACCAGCAGCCATCTGAGTACCAGTCCTTATTATCTTGGCCACCCTTCTCCACGATGCACAGTGAATTAATTTACGCACATCAGACGGGGAGAATTCCCTGCCTGCTGCAGACAAAAGCCCCTAAAGAACCCCTAAGTGGTAGATGTAATCATTTAAGGGTTAAAGTCTATGTAAGCCCCGATTTATCCTGGCCCATTGATTAGCTATGGGACTGACTTGGTTAATCAGAGTCTTAGACCGATTCATTATTTCCACCCTTTTCTATTCTATTTAGGGTCAGCTGGTGACTTTTTAGGTCACCTTCTTTTCAGTGATTTTTGGAAATTAGTTCTACCCCGGAATGTAGGATCACCAACACTGGTATAAACATTTCTGACTGGTTATTAGTAACTGAAGTCAACAGCCTTTTCTCtgaagataattttttatttttaaggtgttCAAGTTCTGACCTGTATGATCTCTACCTTCCCCAGGATTTGATGTTGATAAtgttagggcagtggttctcaactggggatgatttctgcccccccacccccaccccaggggatACTTGGCAATGACTACAGGAagttttggttgtcacactgTGTATATGGTGCTGCTTGGTGGGGTaggctgtgtgtgcgtgtctgtgtgtgcgtgtgtgtgtgtgtgtgtgttactggcgtctagtgggtagaggtcagagaGGCTGCTACACACCCTACATTGCACAGGATGGTCCCCATGGCAACGGAACACCTATGGAAGACCCCTTTGTTAGACAGAGCCCCCTGAAAATGCCAAAATCCCAGCACAGAGCCAGCAGGGAGAAGTCAGAGCTTAAACATAAAAGGCTAGGTCTGAGTAAAGCTCTGGGGCCTGTTAAATCCAGGTTTtgtcctggggtggggtgggagggtgcaGTTGGAGTGGGaccctcctctgcctctgctggctctctccttcccctctcatTTTCACTATAGATGTGACACCTTTCTTCTGCCTGTGCCGTCTCACCATCTAGTGGCCACCTGAAATATCAACTCACCTTCACCATCTCTGCGCCATTCTagattcagtcattaaaaaaattcatattggggggggggcagtgggtGGAAGGACCCCGAACGACGTATATGATTTTATTAATAAGTTAATTAAGCATCTTGTAGGCCTAACAGACCTATATAGAGAACAGCTATAAGGAATTAAGATGAACACTTTCTATGATTTCAGCAGCCCACAAAGGCCAAAAACCTTAGGAGTTACCTTATATAACCACAGAGAAGCAAGTAGCATCTACTTAAAAGGGGGTGTCCAAGTGGCCCCAGCAATTTAAGTAGCTATATACTTCCTAAGTAACACGGCCTATTCTCCACagattggtttttctttttcaaaggtaACAATCAGCTACTTTTACAGCTAAAGAAACAGGCCGAGGCATGTGGTCCCCAAGGTCAGCAGGGTGTTGGGATGGACACCAGCTGAGGTGTAGGACCTTGTTCCTATTTCCTTGGGCTGAGCCCTGGCAAGCAGCCCTTCTTGGCCCTGGACTCTATCACAATGCCTGATTTTAGTTTGTGTGCCTCATCATACGAATTATTCTTTCTTTGCAAAAATCCCACAGCTGCAAACTTACctgaatggaggttccttataaaaaaaatctccaagGTCACTTGCAAATTAGCAATCAGTTTGAGGCAAGGCAAAACTGTTCAAataggaaagaggagagaggtaCTCTGGTCTTTGGATTGAGGGGGAGAGTCAAGAGCTGGATAAATCGAGTTCTTTCTCCCTTAGAAGAATCGACGCTCCGTGTTGACACGGAGCTCATGAAAGCTTGACTGTGGCACTCCTTCAGAAGTGGGTACGAGAGATTTTCCTTCCCATTATCAACTCATTAAAGGAAGTTTAAGGTACGTACTCTGTCCCACACACCAAGTATGTGTGACAACTTCAGAAACATTGACTGACTCATAATAAATTGGGGATCCGATAACAATTTCTACCTTTATACCTCTCTCCTCGCCCCAAATTGAATCATTAAGGAACATTTAGTAAGATCTAATGTTCAAGTTCTGTGGGCAGAACTCCAGGAGTCGAAATGCTCGGGAATTCTCCTGAGGTTTAACAAATTACTCTGCAATGCAACGTGGGATTTTCCTTCTAAGTAAGGATGGCAGAGGCGCACGCCCTTGATTTTCGTTGCTCTGTCACAGATCAGTTACCTAACATCCTTCTCTATTACAGCCCCCAGTTGCTGTCTGGGTAAAACTACTCCAGTAATTCTGACTGGAGGGGGCTACACCTCTCAAGTGTTTGCTGTCTGTCAGAGACCAGAGCATCCCATATCTCAACTGAGCGTGTGATGATCAACAATCAGGAAAATTCAAAcatggttttttttgtgtgtatgttgttCCCTACCTCGTTCTTGGAGGTCTCCTCATCTTCCATTCCCAGTGGCTGGCCTTCGTCACCATCTGGCTGTCGGGAAGGAAAACTAgagacaatcttttttttttttttttttttgcacgtgtAATAAGCACAGAGCAATCTGTGCTCAGGACCCCGGGCTCAACCATAGTATCCGGTTGGTTTATAGATAGGGGCTAATAAAAAGAGggggaggtggcagagggggcTGTGGGCTCCGAGAGGGGGGTAGGCGGCACTTTCTCAGGACAGGTTAAAAATAAGTTCCCGCCTCATCCTGTTGCGCACCTACCAGTGACTCCACACGATCATAAATTTGGCAAAGTGTCGTCAGTCTACGGCTTGGGTTGACCCTTATTTATAAAACGTGTACAAAGAGTGTACTCTGAAACGTCGAGACAGAAAGACAGGATGGGTGCCTGGGACTTTTAGAACTTTAGGTCTCATGgggaatacagaaaacaaaaaaaccaacaaccagggacttccctggtggtccagtggttaagacgccacgcttccaatgcaaggggcatgggttcgatccctggtcggggaactaagatcccatataccACACGGTATggccaagaaaatattaaaaacaaacagaaaacaccaaaaaaaaaaaaacctcacttgGACCAGGGAGAGAAAAGTCCAGGAAGAAaagtaaatttctaaaaataatggCTACCATTTATCAGACACTtacatgtgccaggccctgggttaAAGGCTTCTCTCAATTTCTAGTATCTGGCCCCCATTTtagaggaattaaggaaaaggACACATCTTCCTCTGATTCTTCTGCAaacacccctcccctcccttggcCTACTCCAATGGCCAGTTTGTATCTGGGGCTTCCCACTAGCCTTCCTCAGTTTTATAAAGGCCACTTTGACTTGCTGACTCTTTAGCAGAATCCCAAAGAGAGAGACTCAGGCCCATCTTTCTCTCACTCCCTGAAGAGATGAGGCTCTTATGCCCAGGGTGACCACAGGCCAGAACAGGAATCTGATGGGACAAAGACCCTTTCAGCCTAATTCAATGAAATCTGTTGAGGTTGGTGTTAACAGGGCCAGAGTCTGAGTTCCTCTTACTGGGGGGCCACCAGAGCTGGAGAGGGTTAATTAGACTGACTTGACTAACTGTTTTAACTGCTGGTGGGAACCCTGTCACAGCAACTGGCCCTGccctttctgttttgaaaattgcTACACTTGCAGAGGAATCCGATTTTGAAATGGACAACTGGCATGGTAATTTCACATTCCATTAGAAACCCCAGGAGGCACAAGGTGGGTTGGGAAGAACCCCGCCTTTGCCACAGGTTAAAGAAACCAAGAAGTGTAGAGACCAGTTTTCATTTGCTATTTACATGCCTCCTAAAAGTCACTTAATGGAGAGGGATTTGGAGGGCCACGGTTTTGCTGGGGGTGAGGGGTATATTTTATTTGGTGGGGAAATTGACTCTAAAAAGAAGACACACGGTTGGGATGGAGAATTTCAAATCTAGTCAATTAGGTTACCTTctctaaaaaagtttttttttttgcttaataccAACCTTCCCCCATAAAAGTCAAAGGTGATTTCCAAGATTATGTACTGACACTCACTAAGAAGGAATTAGCCCCGACTGAAAGGAaggaatacttttaaaaaataatcactatGAAGAATATGGAGCAATAGTTATTTTAATAGGGTCATTAGATCCAGGCCAGGAGATTCTAAACAGTCTATTACACTCAAACACTAATAATGGAGGGGCTATGCATAAAagcaactgtatttttaaatgatgatgataatgattttTTAGTGGAAACCTGAGTAAAGAAAAAAGCTTTAGACCTTGCTAAAGAACACTTCTGGgggattttaaaaagactttaaagaaaacctgcatttaaaaaaagaagtccaacaaacaaacaaagactgCAGTGTTGGCAGATGAATTACAGCAAATGTGGAAACAAAATATCACCACAGCAGTGACAGGTATCCCAGCAATGAGGAGGCTCACATTTCACGTACACTCAATGGACATTTATAACCAAGGATCTGTCTGGTTCTGGCTATAATTCAGGAAGCAGAAGACTGCAGGACACCTGTCATCTGACAAGGGATTTTAAGAGCACGTAGCGCACTTAACAATAATCATGCCTCACACTGAAATGACGCTTTATAGCTTATTACCGCATTTTGGGGGTAAGCACTGAATTAGAAACTTCTGATTCCTTCACTTACTTTGCAGTCTTTGAGTAAAAGTCCCTGACATTTAATCTCTGAGCTTTTGGTTTACTTGCCTATGAAATGGGGTCCCATCACATTTTTACTGCCCAAGGCTGTTGCAAAGGACAAATGTGACTGGATGAAAGGCTTTTAaaactacagtaaaaaaaaaaaaagtgctatcaTTATGTGTAATCATTACTCTTACAGGTTACTAACAATTCTGAAGGCAGTGAGGCTATCCCTCtcaagctgggggtggggagagtaagGGCGTGGGAGGAATGTACAAAAAGGTGACAAACCCCACTTTTTTTGCTTAATACCAGTTTTCCATGATATATGTAACGTAGGCGAATGATAAAAATTAACATAGCTGTAtagaaaggcatttttttttttgagaaaaatctatggaaattggattttaaaaggcAAGGAAGAGATTTTTGGCCTGGTAAGCCATGCCCTTCCCACTGCACCAAACAGCTCAGTGGAGGCATTTTGAATACGGAAAAAtctctgaattaaaaataaataaataaataaataaataaataagcaaagcaaagaaaaagggcACTCCAGCAGGATGAGATGGATGCCTCACTGTTGCACCTGGTGGCATAAATAAATTATCATACAATTAATTGAGATTCACTGTATAAATAAAGTGTCATGGCAGAATAGCCATTATTATATATAGCATTTGCCTGcacaattttaataaattcagCAGCTACTAAGAAATTCTAGTCTAGCAGTCCCTTCAATTCTTAACAAAAACGAGGGAATCACCCAAATTAGGTTTCCAAAACATGTTTAAGCCACCAAAATTATTCAGAAAGGCAACAGAAACATGGAAATAAGTCTATTATTGGCTAGTGTTGAGTAAGAAAAAGGCTTcaatgttttagctattctagaaTTTCAGTCATGTTACTGAttgtctatctatttatctatttctaaCTATTTATctacctttttcctttttaagattcCCTATAATGTGGTTAAGCTGTTTGGGCAATAAAAATGGAGAGGGTatatacacagaaacacacacagttTTAAAGCAACAGATGAATCTGTATGTCACCAATTATCAAAGGATGGTCATCTGATCTGCATTTTCAGTGGTCAGCGTATACGGATGTCTTGTTTTATATGTTAGGATTTAAATGTTAGTGAAAAGGCTTGTCTAAATGGAAGTGGGTCTTCATcctgcctcctctccccctccgCAATCAGTAATTCAGACCCAGCGGGGTGCCTCTCTTGTCACTTTGGCAAAATGAAACCTTGTCAGATTGCAGCCTGGCTCAACAAGCCGCACTGCCACAGCAGGCAATCTGGCTTTCTGAATTCAGGTTCATGCTAGACAGGGCCCACGTTTCACTGGACTACACTGCATGCGAACGTGCTTGACCTGGGTGCAGGGCCAGGATGATGGCAGGGTGACCCCAGCTAATTTTCTTTACTTAAGGTGAATTTTTCCCCCTGCATATAAAACATGGGTAAGCAAGGGAAACGTCTAATATTCTTAAGGCTCAGCCCCAGACACGGACTGTTTGCTACAGAGTCGATGCGTGCATAATCTATGGTTTAAGGCTCCAGTCCTGGTTTAAGTGTATggtgctccccacccccatcccaaacCCCCAGAATAGGGGATTCAGGCCCTGGAGCAAAGGAGAATTTAGTGAAGATCTGCTTGAAAgcttcatttcacaaatgaggcaactgaggccccGGCATATGAGGGGCACTGGCCAATTAGGGGTCAAGTGCGCACCGTCACTTGGCTCTCCTGTCTCCCCTCAATTATGGCCGCCTCCCCCATCACAGGTTTGCTACCCAGAGCTATGCTTGGGATATTTGCTATCCAAGCTATGCTTGGGATATTGGGGCTCTTGTGGCAAAATCAGTTGTCTGCAGGAAAACAGCACGTTGTCGTTTGAGGCACTGTGCCTTCCACGCAGTTGAGGCATCTGAAATGTAAAACTGTCTCCCTCCTGTATGTTTTTGGGGAAATGATGTTGTCCATATTTCCCTGGGTGGGCATAAATAGAATGACCATCACATCTAAAACTGTGATGCGTAAGAGGCACATATCACAACAGCAACCAGTGATGCCCATAAGGTCATTAATAGACACCATcacacattataaaatatttagcaaacAAACGTAGCACCGCCTGAAAAGTTGTGATCTTGAAATCCCTTGAGAGGTCTtagagaataaataaagaaattaagattGTGGAGTTTCACATCTGAAATTTTCACTTAAGCCCCACATTCAGACCTTTGCTAATTGCTGCTTTGATTAGCTGTGGCACAAGAGTCAAGCCCCAGGTTTGAGCTGAGtctaggggagggggaagaggggaggggagagggaggggggaattgGGCGGGGCCAGGGAGGGACTTGGAGATACGGGAGAGGGTCTCGCTGTgcggggaggagggaggtcctggagaggggagaggaccCTGAAAGCTGGCATAggtgaagggaggaggagggggaaggccaGGGCCACCAAAGGTACCCTTCCAATGGGATTATTAACatctttttaatgtttctgtATCCCAAGCCCATATGCAGAGGATCTTACCTTTGAGCCTCTTTGCCCCCAGCTAAAGCTGCTTGAAAAAATTCACAAGCAAACATTTACATGTCTCACAGTTTTATCACATTTTGTCCACACACTTAAAATACACtggaagcatttttttaaaagttttattttaattgcatttcaAACACAAGATGGGCATTCCACTCCCAACGCATAACCCCTCTCTCTTTAAACCAAGCCCCTCCTACTGTATTCTGTAAAAGGGTAAATGATTGGCTTACCTCAGGCTCTTCCCTAGGAAGAAAaatgatttcatattttttaaacatggccacgcccccctcccacccccccatccccttccccctcAGAACCAGCCCCGTGTGGTTTGGGATCTGGGACTCGCCTACAGCGGGTTAAGTGGGGGGgttttctccccctcctccctccatcccccgcCAGGTGGGCAGAGTGTGTGCAGAACACCGAATTTCTGCGCGCAGCCCCGGACGCCCCAGATACCTGAGTGTCTGGTTTTTCAACCGTAAAGGCGGGAGGGTTGGGCGAACGAATGAGAAGTGAGGAAACGCTTAGCgcaaagggagaaaagagagaaagacagacagaaaacagGTTACGGAGGCCGGCCGGAGgcggccccctccccccgccccgccagcGGCCCGACATCCTGCCCGGCTTCTCCCGCTACCTTCTCGGGCGTTTTCGCGCCGCCCGCTGCACAGCGCCAGCGCACAGGTTACCACCCGAGTGTGCGAACACGGAAAGTTTTTGCCCGCGCAATGGCGCAAAACACAAGACAGCCCGTTCCCCGGTACAAGTACACAGTCGGCGGGTAATTTGGGGGTGCCAGGGGCGGGAATGGGAGAACGCTTGAGCATATCATGCACAGGCGGACACAATATGGACACCAACACACACCAACAACAAGCCGTCTTAGTCCAAGCAGCCGTGCCAGGCGAGGCGGGGACGCACCTTCCCCAATGACCCCAACCCACCAACGGCCCCAGCCAGCCTAGCCTGAGCGACCCCGGAGCCCTCCCCTGCAGTTCCTGGCTCACCTGAAGCCCCCGCCTTTCTTGCCGTCCCCCACCCCACGACTCGGCGACGTCTTACGGTCGCTGGCGCTGGTTTGTCCAGCTGGAAACGACCCTCAGTGTTGTACGGCACCACTTTTCTCCCTAAAGGGCATACACTTCGCCACCCAAGCCCACCCGAGACCCCTCCCGCTCCCGGGGCCAAGTTAGGGCCCCTAGCTGGAACTTTCTGGCAGGCTCTTTCCGCCTTTGCCCAGACCCCCTCCTCCCGCCGCCGGGCCCCAGGCCCCACCGGGCAGCCCTGCCGCCCGCTCCCGGGGCCCCCGGGCGGCCCTGCTCCCCGCGGGCAGCGTCCGCCGCATTACCTAGCAGCAGCAGGCGGTGCGTACACATGTAGCCCATCTTCTCGTCCTGGAGCTGCCTGTCGATGAGCTTGCCGCGTTTCTTCTCGGCGCGCTTCTGGGCGCGCTTCTCCATGCTTTCCTTGCGGGTCTGTCTGCGCTTCTCCGCCAGGGCAACCTTCTTGACCTTGGGGCTGAGGGAGCCTCTGGCCTGGGGGCTCTCGGATCGGCAGCAGCAGCCTCCGAAGGCCTGAACAAGGAAGTTGCGGAGCAAGTTGCGCCGGCTCTTTCGGCGGCGGCGGTTTCGCCTGGACCGAAACCAGCGGCGCCATCCGAAGGTCCCGTCGTCGGATTCGTCTCCGCTGTCGCTGCTGGCCGACATGTCGTCGTCGTCGTCGCCGCCGCGGTAGCAGCTGCGCTCAGACCTGCCCCGCCAGGCATACGCGCGAGGAGGCTGCGGAGGAGGCGGATCGGCAGCCTGGATCTCGGGGCTGGGGGGTCTGAGGAAACTGATCTTGGGTCGCGCTCCAGAGGCTGGGGTTGCCCAGGCGGCGGGAGCGGCCCGGGCGACAGGGGTGGCGCGGGCGACAGGGGCGGCCCGGGCGACAGGAGCGGCCCGGGCGACAGGAGCTGCCCGGGCGGCAGGAGCATCAGGGGCGGCAGGGGCTGCCCCGGCGGCTGGAGTGTCAGGGGCGGCAGGGGCTGCCCCGGCGGCTGGCGTGTCAGGGGCGGCAGGGGCTGCCCCGGCGGCTGGCGTGTCAGGGGCTGCTCCGGCGTTAGGGGCTCTGTCTCCGGGATCGGGGACTTTGCCTCTCTCCGCGGCAGCGGTGGCTGAGCCTCCTTCCATCTCGGCTGCTTCTCCCTCAACTGGgggtctctctccctctgcttgcTCTCTCTTAACTGGGGCTCGGGAGACCTCGATGGGCGGGCCGTCAAGCGCGATTGGGGGGCTGTCCACGTTGACGGGAGCGTCGTCGACCCCAACGGGGGCGCTGCCAATCTCGCGCGGGGGTCCGGAGATCTCCATCGGGGGGCTGTCGCCCGCGAAGTGTGGAGGAGGTCTGACAGCCTCTCGAGATGGGCTGCCGATGATGCCTGGGACCCAGAGGGGGGGCTCGTTCGCGGCGGGAGCGAGGAGGACCGCACTCGGGGCCGCGACTGCCGCGATCTGGTTGCCGCCAAGGCCGTCGATTTGTGGGATAGCTCGGGGGAGCCCAGGGGGTGGGCTGTCGTCCCCAAAGGCTGCTCCATCAAACTCAAATGGCATGTCCTCCTCAGGGGGAGGGCTGCATCCTCCTCTGAAGCCTGCGTTTCCAGGTCTGAGGGCTCGGGGCTCCTCGGGAGGAGCCCTGAAGACCCCCGCACCTGGGCCTCCTGGAGCGAGGTCTGAGACCTGCAAGAGAGGTTGGTTGCAGCCTCCCTGGGCAGGCTGCTCAAACTCAAAGGGCATAGCTTCTTCGGGAGGAGGGCTGTAGCTTCCCAGGCTTGGCCTAGCCTCACCGAAGGCTCCGGGCTCCACGATCGGTGGGCTGAAGGCTTCAAGGCCTGCATGGGCCCCAGTGGTGTCTCCAGGGTGCTCCAGGGTAGGCCAGAAGCCTCCCAAGCTGGACTGCTCGACCTCGAAGGGCATGGCTTCTTCAGGAGGTGGGCTGTAGCCTCCATGGGCTCCGGCTTCCTTGATGGCCTGGCTGAGGCCCTGGAACTTGGGCCTGGAGACTTCTGGGGGTCCACAGGCCTCACCTTCAATCTCGACGGGGATGGGCTCGCTGTGAGGCGGTGGGGTCTCCATCTCTTCGGCTGCGCCAGGCCCAGCACCGGGGGCAGCTGCCCCTGGGGCCTCCAAAGGTGGTTGCTCGGGCTGTTCCCCGAGTTCAAGGGGGCTATTGCATTGTCCTGACATATTATTGCCGTCGAGGCAGTTGCGCACGCCCATAACACGGTGGCGGCTTCTTAAAATAAACTTGGGGCCCCGTAAGACGGAGCACCCGACCGAACTAgggtgaaaaaaatattaaaaaaaaaaaaaatcaaagtaccaGCCGGAAAGTTCTCCAACCTTACTTTCTAACCCTAGTGAGGTCTAGGGGTTCAGGACCTCAAACCCCAGACCATGGCAGAATCAAGTCTATTGTTGCTGGTTGAGTCTTGGCTCCTTTCTGGCCACTTTTTATCCCCTCAGGCTGCCCCTGGCCCCCCCTTTGGCCTGCCTcgtcccctcctctctctttctctcagctCCAGGCCAGCCCCGCCTGCTTGGATCAGAGGAGCGCGCCGATTCGGTCCGAAAATCGCTCGTAGTGCTCTTTCTCTGCCACCAGGGGACGCCAGCCCCGGCCGAGGTGGCTCCGGGAGCCGGCTCCGGGAGCCGGGAGCCCCGGACTTTGGGTAAGGGGGCTGATGAGCGCAGGCCACGCAGGGACGTTTTGGCTCcttccagtcctctccctgactGATTTGGagtctttctcctctcttctcccctggCCAGAGAGCTCTCCTGCGTTGCGGGACACGTGATGCAAGACGTGGGCCCCGGGCTGCTTGAGCGCAGGAGCTGAAACCCTCCCTCCCAGACCCAACAGACTCTCCTCGAGGGGAGGGGGGACTGCAGGAGTGTTTCATAACCCCAAATTACCCCTGAACCCCtgagccccagcccccagcagcctCGGATCCTAAGCTCCGAGTCTGGAGCGCAAGGCTTTGGGCGCGTGGGAAGGGGGTGCAGGCGCGCGCGGGGATGCGACAGGTGGTCGTGAGCCCACCGGCGGAGCAGGCAGGAGGCGAGGGGCAAGGGGTGCCGAGTGTGAGCAcgcaatttgttttt
It includes:
- the GNAS gene encoding guanine nucleotide-binding protein G(s) subunit alpha isoforms XLas isoform X1; amino-acid sequence: MGVRNCLDGNNMSGQCNSPLELGEQPEQPPLEAPGAAAPGAGPGAAEEMETPPPHSEPIPVEIEGEACGPPEVSRPKFQGLSQAIKEAGAHGGYSPPPEEAMPFEVEQSSLGGFWPTLEHPGDTTGAHAGLEAFSPPIVEPGAFGEARPSLGSYSPPPEEAMPFEFEQPAQGGCNQPLLQVSDLAPGGPGAGVFRAPPEEPRALRPGNAGFRGGCSPPPEEDMPFEFDGAAFGDDSPPPGLPRAIPQIDGLGGNQIAAVAAPSAVLLAPAANEPPLWVPGIIGSPSREAVRPPPHFAGDSPPMEISGPPREIGSAPVGVDDAPVNVDSPPIALDGPPIEVSRAPVKREQAEGERPPVEGEAAEMEGGSATAAAERGKVPDPGDRAPNAGAAPDTPAAGAAPAAPDTPAAGAAPAAPDTPAAGAAPAAPDAPAARAAPVARAAPVARAAPVARATPVARAAPAAWATPASGARPKISFLRPPSPEIQAADPPPPQPPRAYAWRGRSERSCYRGGDDDDDMSASSDSGDESDDGTFGWRRWFRSRRNRRRRKSRRNLLRNFLVQAFGGCCCRSESPQARGSLSPKVKKVALAEKRRQTRKESMEKRAQKRAEKKRGKLIDRQLQDEKMGYMCTHRLLLLGAGESGKSTIVKQMRILHVNGFNGEGGEEDPQAARSNSDGSEKATKVQDIKNNLKEAIETIVAAMSNLVPPVELANPENQFRVDYILSVMNVPDFDFPPEFYEHAKALWEDEGVRACYERSNEYQLIDCAQYFLDKIDVIKQADYVPSDQDLLRCRVLTSGIFETKFQVDKVNFHMFDVGGQRDERRKWIQCFNDVTAIIFVVASSSYNMVIREDNQTNRLQEALNLFKSIWNNRWLRTISVILFLNKQDLLAEKVLAGKSKIEDYFPEFARYTTPEDATPEPGEDPRVTRAKYFIRDEFLRISTASGDGRHYCYPHFTCAVDTENIRRVFNDCRDIIQRMHLRQYELL
- the GNAS gene encoding guanine nucleotide-binding protein G(s) subunit alpha isoforms XLas isoform X2: MGVRNCLDGNNMSGQCNSPLELGEQPEQPPLEAPGAAAPGAGPGAAEEMETPPPHSEPIPVEIEGEACGPPEVSRPKFQGLSQAIKEAGAHGGYSPPPEEAMPFEVEQSSLGGFWPTLEHPGDTTGAHAGLEAFSPPIVEPGAFGEARPSLGSYSPPPEEAMPFEFEQPAQGGCNQPLLQVSDLAPGGPGAGVFRAPPEEPRALRPGNAGFRGGCSPPPEEDMPFEFDGAAFGDDSPPPGLPRAIPQIDGLGGNQIAAVAAPSAVLLAPAANEPPLWVPGIIGSPSREAVRPPPHFAGDSPPMEISGPPREIGSAPVGVDDAPVNVDSPPIALDGPPIEVSRAPVKREQAEGERPPVEGEAAEMEGGSATAAAERGKVPDPGDRAPNAGAAPDTPAAGAAPAAPDTPAAGAAPAAPDTPAAGAAPAAPDAPAARAAPVARAAPVARAAPVARATPVARAAPAAWATPASGARPKISFLRPPSPEIQAADPPPPQPPRAYAWRGRSERSCYRGGDDDDDMSASSDSGDESDDGTFGWRRWFRSRRNRRRRKSRRNLLRNFLVQAFGGCCCRSESPQARGSLSPKVKKVALAEKRRQTRKESMEKRAQKRAEKKRGKLIDRQLQDEKMGYMCTHRLLLLGAGESGKSTIVKQMRILHVNGFNGEGGEEDPQAARSNSDGEKATKVQDIKNNLKEAIETIVAAMSNLVPPVELANPENQFRVDYILSVMNVPDFDFPPEFYEHAKALWEDEGVRACYERSNEYQLIDCAQYFLDKIDVIKQADYVPSDQDLLRCRVLTSGIFETKFQVDKVNFHMFDVGGQRDERRKWIQCFNDVTAIIFVVASSSYNMVIREDNQTNRLQEALNLFKSIWNNRWLRTISVILFLNKQDLLAEKVLAGKSKIEDYFPEFARYTTPEDATPEPGEDPRVTRAKYFIRDEFLRISTASGDGRHYCYPHFTCAVDTENIRRVFNDCRDIIQRMHLRQYELL